From the Lathyrus oleraceus cultivar Zhongwan6 chromosome 4, CAAS_Psat_ZW6_1.0, whole genome shotgun sequence genome, one window contains:
- the LOC127135511 gene encoding kunitz type trypsin inhibitor 104-like, with amino-acid sequence MSTRVLTAVILAHVWLLMATTLIAQIVIDTSGDAVEDDEEYFIRPAITGNGGGSTLITGNAPCPLQVGLVTTDLAHGLPVVFTPFVPRDDEDDVLLDRDLRVTFVASSSCAQSTSWRVGEKDATSGRRLIVTGRDDSTVGSYGNFFRIVPTQTRGIYNIQWCPAEVCPSCKFECGTVGVIRENGKILLALDGGALPVVFQKE; translated from the coding sequence ATGTCAACTAGAGTCCTCACCGCAGTCATCCTTGCTCATGTATGGCTTTTGATGGCTACAACATTAATAGCCCAAATTGTGATAGACACAAGTGGCGACGCAGTCGAGGACGATGAAGAATACTTCATCAGGCCTGCTATCACAGGCAATGGAGGAGGTTCTACATTGATCACTGGAAATGCACCGTGCCCTCTGCAAGTTGGTCTTGTCACCACTGACTTGGCACACGGTTTGCCGGTTGTATTCACACCTTTCGTACCCCGTGATGATGAGGACGACGTGCTTCTTGACCGAGACTTGAGAGTAACATTCGTAGCTTCCTCAAGTTGCGCGCAGTCAACATCATGGAGAGTGGGTGAGAAAGATGCTACGAGTGGAAGGAGGCTGATTGTAACCGGAAGGGATGACAGTACAGTTGGATCATATGGTAACTTCTTTAGGATTGTGCCAACACAAACTAGAGGTATCTATAACATCCAATGGTGCCCTGCAGAGGTATGCCCCAGTTGTAAGTTTGAATGTGGGACTGTTGGTGTTATTCGTGAGAATGGCAAGATTCTGTTGGCCTTGGATGGTGGTGCACTCCCTGTTGTGTTCCAGAAAGAATGA